From the genome of Gambusia affinis linkage group LG04, SWU_Gaff_1.0, whole genome shotgun sequence:
AGAGgtaccatggcaacagcatcAGAGGCTCGGCCCGGTCCAGGGATCTTCCCAATGGTTCTGTtcggttctgattggttctgtttgggtttgttgtttctgttttgttcttttggtACCGATGGTtttgatggttctggttctgcaggttACTGGAGGAACCAAGTGGACCACGTCTGTGCTCACCTGAGGAGCTACACCCAGAACCGGGCCTCCTTCAGAACCCTGCTGGCAGAACCTCGACTGGGCCGGGTAAGCTGCTCAACTGAGGAACAGAACCTGTGGTTCAGCTGAATGTGGGCCAGaatggttctgatctggtttgTTGTTCTGGCCCGGTCCAGATGGTGTCGGCGCtggtccagcagaaccaggatgAAATGGTTCTGACGTTGAGCTTCTcgctggcagccaatcagaaccggCAGGTGAGGATTGGACCGGGTCACTGAACCGATTCTGAGTCAGACATTTGACCCGGCAGAACCTCTGTGTCCAGCAGGTCGGACCTGACGACGACCCTGACAGCCCAGCTGGAAGTTCTACAGTACCGGGTCGGGTCCAAAAGCTGAGCAGTGTCACACAGCGCGCTACAGATAGAGCTGGTAAGAACAGAGGatgttctggtggttctgatccggGCAGAAGAGAAACGGGTCGGACTGATGAACAGTGACCCCTGGTGGCCGGACGGAGAAACCCAGAATCACTTCCTACTTTACTTTTAGGATGAAATTGGTTCCTCTTGACAGAGCCGGTTCTGACTCGGTTCAGACCTGCGGAGCACCTGGAGGTTCTCCTTTGACTCAGTTCAGAAACGGATCAGAACCTCTGGCTCAGAACTCTGCTTTGTCTTCCAGGAAGTCCTGGGAGGAAGCGGGACTCTGACCTGGAACCGGACCTGTTGGTAAGTACAGAACAGAACTGAACCGGGCCAGGCCTCCAGCTAgctgagctctgattggctgtctgGCTGCAGGTGAGCAATGGATCAGACGGTTCTGTTTGCCTGAACAGAACCGTCCTCCGGGTCACCTGTCTGATGACCTCAAACAGGTGGTGTGGGCGGAGCCACAGGTGTTACAGTGAAGGTGGTAACACCTGATTCATGAAAACCCGGCCACGCCCACATCCGGACCACGCCCCCTTTGGTTTGTCATGTGACTCAAGGcgttctcctcttcctcaggatGAAGAACTTTGCCGCTCTGGGTTCTGATCGGCCGCCCATCACTGCTTCCTCTACTGGACCGGGCCGATCCAGAACGCTGTTCCTGCGACAAACTGAGGCAGCCATCTTGGATTGCTGGCTGCTATGGTGATGGCCGCCCTCGAttggaccaatcagagcctgcaGACGGAACGTGATGGAATATTTGTGgggttgacctttgaccccagccAGGTCGTTTCTGAAGgtttatggaaataaaacccAACATTGATTTAGAAGttcttatttattaatatcatcaggagaaaattatttttatcatcttaATCAAATCAGGATGAAAAATTATCAATTTATTCAGATTCATTTGTGACTCGGGGAAacggcgccacctgctggtcaaacatggaaaacacaGAGCTTCAGGCCCCCTACAGGTTTAAACTGGAAGGGTCAGAACCGGGCCgaaaccgggtcagaacccCGACCACAACATGAGCTTCAGAGGAAATGTGTCAGAATACTTCTGATCCGTATCAGACGAGCTTCTACACTTCCTGGGTTCCAAAACCAGAACCCActctagaaccagaaccaggtccagaGCGCAGGTCAGCGCCGCAGCCTCAGGAAGAAGGCGTGGCGGCACTCGCTGCTGTCCACTGGGTAATATTTGTCGTAGAAGTCCAGGATGTATTCCTCGGCCTTGAAGCCGAACTTCTGGTACAGCAGCATGGCCGGGTTGCTGGCCGACACGTGGAGCGTCACGTCCTTCCCCATGCACGTCTGAAACACACGGGTCGCACAcgtctgacacacacacacacacacacctgtccCGGCAGTGTGTGGGCGTCGCCGGACTCACCTGGATCAGGTGGTAGATCATGAAGGTGCCGATGCCGGCGCGCCGCCACTCCGGGTGAACCAGCAGGAAGGAGATGTACGCCTCGCTGTACTTCACGTCCGGAACCATGAACCCGAAGCCCACCACCACCTTCCTGTAGAGCGCCACCACGCTGAAGTCCGGGTACTGCAGGCACTCGGACAGGTCCACACCTGGAGGGACACGCATGAGGTCAGAGGCCTCCGCCGCCTCAGCAGCGGCAGGTGGGGGCGGGGCTACCTGGCCAGAAGCTGTCGTGGCACATGGCGTTGACCGAGGGGATGTGGTTGGGCCGGACGTAGCAGTAGTCGATGGGACTGTCGGGTTCTGGGGTCCAGTCCGGATCCGTCCTGTGAGGAAACGCCCGGATCTCAGCCAGTAGGCGGAGCTTCAGGGGGCGGGACTCAAAGTCCCTCCTGAGGAAGAGACAGACAGGTGAAGAAGAGACAGAGGGacaccaggaccagaaccaggaccagaaccagaacagagtGTTCCTCGTAGGAGGAGAAGTTTGCACTTCAAAGGCCTGACCACTAGGGGGCCCcccacaaaaatgtattttttaataccAAAAGGCCTTTTTGTCACCAATCCAGTAAATGCTATAGTTGATTTTACTTGTTTCTAGCAGTGAGAGTTAAATGTTCTCCCTCCCAGACCAGAAAGCCAGCGTCTATATTTAGTGACCCCCGTTTCTACGTGAAATGGTTTGTTCCTGCTGAGCGCCGGACGGTGACGGTGTTTAGCAGTCAGTAGAGAAAGAGATAATAACCAGAAAACCAGGTTTACAAAAGAACAGCGGGAAGAAAGGGAGTCAATTTGTAACCCTGTTTTTCTTCAAGAGGTCGGTGGCTATCGACCGGTTagtagtctgtagctaagctaactaagCTGTTAGCCTCTAATTGGCCAGGATTTAATCAGTGAAGgacaaatattaatttcaaatatatttaacttgttgGTTTTACCACTTAACAGCAGATGAGTCTGAGTCAGCAGCAGCCCCCCAAACCAGCCTGACTCCTACCTGTGAAAAAGGTGAGGAcatgctaggctagttagctCCTGGTGAGTCAGGATGCGCTGGGCCCAGATAGCTGGCTAACAGTTTGGGTTTCCAGGTTTGCTCTGGTTTTGTCCAGTTTTCATTACTTTGAGATGAATATGTTCAAATGTTTGTGAAGTTACAATGTGATGTTAGTTACcaatctgtctttgttttttatatttcaagaaTATCGGAGGAATTATTTGATATGAATCTTTGCAGTGGAGAACTCGGCCCCGGGCAGACTCAGACTGCTGCATGTGTGAACGGCGGCCGGTTCCGGACCTGATGAAGGGCTTCAGGATCCGGGCCGTGTACGGACTCTTGATGTTCTGGTCCAGACCGCCCTCGGCTCCCATCAGGCGGTGCCAGAAAGACACGGAGCGCTGCCGGACGCCCGGCCGGCTGGACGCACTGGTCTGCAGGGAGAGAGATGGGTCAGAGCCGGTCGGACCCAGCGGAGGTTCTGACCCGCCACTAGGAGGTTCTGACCTGGAAGCGGTCCAGAATCCGCTGCTCCTGGCTGTTGGTGCAGTACTTCCCCTTAACCCCGCCCACAGGCCGTGGCTCCGCCTCCTGTGTGGCGTAGATCCCTCCCACCAGGCTGAGCGCGGCGCTGACGGCGCGGTCGatgtccagcagggggagccCTCTCTGACGCTTGGCGTGGCGGACCAGCAGCTTCCTGCGGAGGCGCTTGGCATGTGGTGTGACGGCGAGCGCCAGTGGGCAGCCGTCCAGCcgccgcagcagcagccgctCGTCGTACAGGCTGAGGGCGGAGACGACGGGCCGCGGCGTGGCGCCGTCCAGTTTGTCCTGAAGGTTCATTCGGCGACGTTCCGCCACCCGCCTCTCAGGGGGCGGCGCCTCTCCGCAGCCCGCAGGCTGCTCAAAGCGCTCTTCGCGGGCGTCATCTTCCTCACTCTCAGCTTCCCGCTTGATGAGAGTCTGCGGGGGGCGGAGCTTCTTCCGGCCGGAGTGGCTGGCCCTGGGCGGGGGTAGGTACTCCATCCCCGGGTCGATCAT
Proteins encoded in this window:
- the kat14 gene encoding cysteine-rich protein 2-binding protein isoform X1, whose protein sequence is MDGGGATEGLEEGEVEGETLLIVESEDQEDLSHDQSGDSLTSDLGEDVDSGWACEDMSFYCDRCHKWVPAGQLHGDQPSYLKGDNFFKFLCCDCSEDGKESFERLRLTWQQVVMLAMYNLSLEGTGRQGYFRWKEDICAFIGRHWNFLLGNRKKTSTWWSTVAGCLSVGSPAFFRSGAQEFGEPGWWKLVQNRPPTLRPDGDKSGTKTKGERQRRAGDRPSEPRPLTCGSAAATRPPLDPIITVEGLRKRSARNPVENAMQLKEKRSRTQEAKDIRRAQKEAAGGGYADRSASTPVKVGASRSGARRLDLVLERGEVVDFSSLSSSDRTPLTSPSPSPSPDFSGPGTPASHSATPSLLSEADLIPDAMPPQALFHDDEELETEGMIDPGMEYLPPPRASHSGRKKLRPPQTLIKREAESEEDDAREERFEQPAGCGEAPPPERRVAERRRMNLQDKLDGATPRPVVSALSLYDERLLLRRLDGCPLALAVTPHAKRLRRKLLVRHAKRQRGLPLLDIDRAVSAALSLVGGIYATQEAEPRPVGGVKGKYCTNSQEQRILDRFQTSASSRPGVRQRSVSFWHRLMGAEGGLDQNIKSPYTARILKPFIRRDFESRPLKLRLLAEIRAFPHRTDPDWTPEPDSPIDYCYVRPNHIPSVNAMCHDSFWPGVDLSECLQYPDFSVVALYRKVVVGFGFMVPDVKYSEAYISFLLVHPEWRRAGIGTFMIYHLIQTCMGKDVTLHVSASNPAMLLYQKFGFKAEEYILDFYDKYYPVDSSECRHAFFLRLRR
- the kat14 gene encoding cysteine-rich protein 2-binding protein isoform X2 — its product is MDGGGATEGLEEGEVEGETLLIVESEDQEDLSHDQSGDSLTSDLGEDVDSGWACEDMSFYCDRCHKWVPAGQLHGDQPSYLKGDNFFKFLCCDCSEDGKESFERLRLTWQQVVMLAMYNLSLEGTGRQGYFRWKEDICAFIGRHWNFLLGNRKKTSTWWSTVAGCLSVGSPAFFRSGAQEFGEPGWWKLVQNRPPTLRPDGDKSGTKTKATRPPLDPIITVEGLRKRSARNPVENAMQLKEKRSRTQEAKDIRRAQKEAAGGGYADRSASTPVKVGASRSGARRLDLVLERGEVVDFSSLSSSDRTPLTSPSPSPSPDFSGPGTPASHSATPSLLSEADLIPDAMPPQALFHDDEELETEGMIDPGMEYLPPPRASHSGRKKLRPPQTLIKREAESEEDDAREERFEQPAGCGEAPPPERRVAERRRMNLQDKLDGATPRPVVSALSLYDERLLLRRLDGCPLALAVTPHAKRLRRKLLVRHAKRQRGLPLLDIDRAVSAALSLVGGIYATQEAEPRPVGGVKGKYCTNSQEQRILDRFQTSASSRPGVRQRSVSFWHRLMGAEGGLDQNIKSPYTARILKPFIRRDFESRPLKLRLLAEIRAFPHRTDPDWTPEPDSPIDYCYVRPNHIPSVNAMCHDSFWPGVDLSECLQYPDFSVVALYRKVVVGFGFMVPDVKYSEAYISFLLVHPEWRRAGIGTFMIYHLIQTCMGKDVTLHVSASNPAMLLYQKFGFKAEEYILDFYDKYYPVDSSECRHAFFLRLRR